The Acidobacteriota bacterium genome segment GTGTAGACTGGCGCCTGCCATCCCGCGGCCGTGAAGGGCAGCCCCAGGAACACCGCGGCGGCCAGCAGCTCGCGCAATGCCATATTGCCTTCAGTGTACGTCCACTATGGCGGCTAGGGCTGTGGCGTCAGGCGGGCCAGCAGCTTCAGATCGTGCTCTGCGCTCGCGCGAGAGGCTGCGAAATCCGCCGTCTGGGGCGCCTGCTTTAAGAAGAGCTTGAATTGCGCCACCGCCGGCCGGTACTTGTGCAAAAAATAGTCCGCAATGCCATCAATATAGTGAACCCCTGCCGGTGGGGCCGGCTGGCACGCCATCGCTCGCGTCGCCAGTTCGTGCGCTTCGCCAAATCGATGCTCCAGCACGTCCAGCCGTGCCATTTCCAGATACGCAGGCCATTGTACCGGCGGCAGGTGCAGCGCTCGCTGCAGGTAGGTACGCGCCAGTCGGTATTGATTCGTAGTCGTGTATAACTTTCCCATTTCCGTCAATGCCAGGCCGTTGTTGGGATCGTGAGCGACAGCCGTAGCAAAATCCGATTGCGCCGAGACGTAGTTATGGTTCGTGAAGCTCAGTACTCCACGCAGCAAATACGCCCGCCCCCAGCTTGGCGCAATTCGGATCGCTTCGTTTACTAGCTTCCAGGCTTTCGAAAAATCGGATTTATCGGCGGCTTTGGTCGCGCCTACTAGCTTCGATTTGGCCTTGGATGGCGCCTCCAGATCATTCATCGATACCGTCGGTTGCACCGCGCGGCCCACGCGCGGCGCTGCCCCTTCACGCATCCGCAGTACCATGTCCTGTTGTAGCGGGCCGGCCAGCATGAACTCCTCCGTGCCCTGCGCGGTGACCACGGTTGCCCGGTACGGCTCCTGGCCGTTGATCTCGACGCTAAACATTCCCATTCCATCCGTCACCGCCGACTGCATGGCGCCCCCATTCAGCGAGCCGATTTGAACCAGCGCTGCTGGAATGGGTCGGCCAAAAGCGTCAACAACGGTGCCTTGCACCTGAGAGGTTGTCCGCGGGCCATTATCCTGGCGTCCAAACGCGGACAGCACGCACGTGAGCGAAAGTGTCACCACCAAAGCAGATCGAAACCACATACTGCGCACCGTTATGAAATCTGGGAATTCCCATAGCAGGGTCTATGGTTTTCCAGATGCCGCTCGCAGAGCTGGCGTCAGGGATTCTTCGGCGTACAACGCCTGAACTGCTCCGGGCTGAACACCGGGAGGGTGTGCGCTGCCGCTTCCGCCAGGTATGTTTCCAGCTCTTGCGCGCGTTGTCCGCAGGTGTGAGTGGTAAGCACATGCTCTTGTGCTGCGCGGCCCATGGCTGCTGCTTCTGGGGCCGTTACTTGGTCCAGAATCGCTAGCATCTCGGGGGTGCTCCTGGCGATGAGGATTTCCCGCCCGGGTTCAAAAAATTCAGCCAGCCCGGGCCAGGGATCCGAAATGATCGGCGTCGCCGCCGCCGCCGCTTCGAATAGCCGCACCGAAGGCGAATAGCCCGCTTCCACCATCGCTTGCCGGGTCAGATTCAGTGTGAAGCGCGACGTGCCATAAAACTCCGTATGGCGCCCCGGCGCCAGGTGGCTTTGGTATTGGACGTTCGCCGGCCAAAGCTCCGCTTCTGGATACATGGATCCGGCTACGCGGAACTTCTGTCCCGGACTGCACCGCGCCGGTCCCAGCAGCAGCCGTTCGAACTTCGCCTGTCGGTCCGCGGCATACGTTCCCAGAAAGCTGAGAGTTGCTACAGGATGCAGCGGCCGTTGCGCCTTGCGGTACTCTCTTTCGTCACACGCGCAATACAGGGGCCGCACGCACCGCGCATGCCAAAGCCGCTGGAGCTCCTCCAGCACCGGCCCCCCCGTAAAACTCAGGTAGAGATCCAGCGCCGCGATCTGGTCCGCGCGCAGGTAACGGCAACTGCCCGCCCGTAGTCCTTCGAGCGTTACCGGTGTGTCAATGTCGTAGAAGCAGGTCAGCGTCGTCTGGTGGGCGAGCAGCTCATCCAGCAGGGGAATCGCGTCCGGAAAGTAGCTACCCACAATCACCGCATCCGCTGCGCGCGCGGCCCGTAGGGCCACCGGTCGCACCTCGGTCCAGTGCTGGTAAAGCTGCAATCTCGCCTGCGGCGGCTGCGGCAGGTCGCGATGCTGCGCATACCATTCGAAGTCTTTTTCGAAGAACGTCAGCTCGTGACCGCGCCGCCGTAAACCGCCCAGCAGTCCGCGATAGGTGGTGGCGTGTCCGTTGCCCCACGACGAGGTCAGCGACAGGCCAAAGAATACCAGCCGCACGCTACGCCTCCGCAGCCGCCGGCTGTGGACGCGTCCCCGCCCCGTGCAACACCTTGTGGACGCGCAGCGCTCGCCGCCGGTAGGTGTGCTCCGCCAGCGCCCGCTCCCGCGCCTGCCGTCCGATCCGCGCCGCTTCCCCCGGCGAGATCTGCCGCAAATGCTCACTTATATCCTCGGGGCCAGACGCCAGCAGGATTTCGCTTCCGGGTTGAAAAAACAGCGAGATCCCCGGCCAGGTGTCGCTGATGATCGCCGCTCCGGCTCCCGCCGCCTCGAAGATGCGCGTGGGCGGCGAAAATCCCGTCTCCGCCATCGACTCCCGGTTGAGATTGAGCACGAAGCGCGCCGAAGCATTGAGCGCGTTGTGCTCGCTCGAGGGAACAAAACCGCAGACGCTCACATTCCTGGGAACCACCCCCGGCTCTACCTTCCAGCCTTCTCCTGCCAGCAGAAACTGTTGGCGTGCGTTCTGCTCGGCCGCGCCAAAAAAGAAGTATCGTACCCGCGCTTCCCGATCCGGCAGCCGGTGCCCCAGAAAGCTCACATCCGCCGCCCATTCTTCGCGCGCGTGCACTGGGTAGTGTGTCTCCGGATCGAGGCCGTTGTAGATTGGAAAACAACCGCGCGCCCCCAGCGCGCAGTAGCGCCTCACCACTGGCGGTCCACCCCCATAGGTGAAGATGAAATCGTACTCTGGCAAAAGCTGCCGCAGCGCTCGTGCTCCTTCCGCTGTTCCTTTTTCCAGCGCCGCCAGCGTCGCGGGCGCATCCACGTCCCAATACGCCACCCGCGGCCGGGCCCCAGCCGGCGCCGCTGCCGCCGCCTCCAACACCGCCGTTTCCAGATAATCGTCGTCCGCGCCAATCCCGCTGTGCTTGATGATCAGATCCGCTTCCCCCGCCGCACGCAAACACGCATCCAGCTCCCGCCGGTTCTGATACACCGGACAGTGGGCATAGGGCGGATCCTCGGCCAAATCTCGATGCTGCTGCCGCTCATAGATGTCCGGCTCGGCAAAGGTGATCTCGTATCCCAGCGCGTGCAGATATTTGTAGATGCCTCGATAGTAGGTTGCCGCGCCGTTCCAGTAGGCCGACGTCAGGCTCGATCCAAACACATATAACCGCAACCCGCTGCTACCGCCCATCAGCCCAGATCGTGACAGATAGCCTCCAGTTCCTGGGCGCGATGCCCGCATGTATGGCGCGCGGCAACCGTCGCGGCGCCCTGACGCCCCAACTCCTTTCGTTGCTTGGGCCGGGAGAGAAGTTGCACTAGCAAGGCCGCCGCTTCCACTCTGTTCCGCACTGGCCAGTAATCCTTACCGGCTGTAAATAATGTTTCCGAATCGGTCCAGGGCGCCGAGAGCAGCGCCATCCCGCTCGCCAGCGCCTCAAAGACGCGAATCGTCGGGATTCCCGGCAGCGCACCCGCATACGGACCGCGGGGAATGTGCATCGTCACCCGCGCTCGCGCATACGCGGCCGGCGCGTCCAGATTGGCCAGATACCCACCGTAGCTGATTCCCGTCTGCTGCAGCCGCGCGCGCGCCTCTACCGGATACCGTACCCCGTATATTTTCGTCTTGGCCTGCGCCTCTCTCACTGGCTGGAACAGAAACTCCTCCAGCTCACGCGTCCGCTCCTCATCTCCCCAGTTGCCGAGCCAGACCACGTCGTCCACTGCTTCCGTCCCTCCACGCGTCCGAAAGTGAACGACGTCCGCCCCTTCCTGCAGCGTGTAGCTGCGCCGCGCCCGCCCGTCCTTCTCATAGAGCTGCCGCACACTTTCCCCAAACGCAATTACTCCGTCCAGTTCCCGCAGCGGCAGCCGGTCGAGTAGCGCCGGCTCGCTCCAGGCCCGGTGGTGCGTATCGTGCAGCAGGGTACGAAACCCGTACCGCCGCCGCTCGCCCAGCAACCAGGTGAACAATTCCGGTTCGTTCCACTCGTGAACGATCACGACCTCCGCCTCGCGAAGCTCCTCTCGCCAGTCCTGTACCCACGGCAGCCCGTAGCGGCGGCTCAACGGCGTGCCGCTACCACCCGGCCCAAAGAGCCTTACATCTAGGTCGGGAAACGTCTCCCGCATCTGTTGCACCGCTTGCGCCCCCTTCGGCTCCTCCAGTAGATGGGCTAAGGACCAGCCGCCACGTGGCCCTGGCATCGGTTCATACAACCTCACCTCATGCCCTCGCCCCACCAGCGCGCTCGCCAGCCCGCGCAGAAAATGGGCATTGCCATGGTTCCAGTCCGACAGCCACGAGTGTGCAAAGTAGCGGATCCGCATGCCTCAGCCACCGCCTTTGGCTTGCTGGTAAACATCTGCGTACGCCTCGGCCATGCGCACCGCCGAGTAGCACTGCCGTGCCCGCAGTCGTGCCGCCTGCCCGAGACTCTCTGCCCAGCCCGGTTCCCTCGCCGCCCGCTGCAATAGTTGCTCGAGCTGCCGCGAGTTCGCATAGAACACGGCCGCCGGCCCCCATAGCTCCCGCCATGACGCAATATCCCTCAACAGCAGCGCACAGCCGCACAGTGCCGCTTCCAGCACCGCTAACCCAAATGGTTCATACACGCTCGTGCCGATATAAACGCGCGCCTGCGCCAGGCACTGCTGCAATTCTTCCGCCGGCAGACTACCCAGCCAGCGCGTGCCTGCCGGGACCGCAGCCTCCCAGCCCTCCAGCGGATGCCGCCGTTCTCCGGCCACCAGCAGTTCCAATCCGCTGCCATCGAGGCCGCCCAGCAGCGCGATCCCTTTGCCCGCATCCCACAGCCGCCCCACCGCCAGCGCCACCGGCTGCTTTGGCACGCTCGGAATGCCTTCCATCGTCCGCCCATTCGGAATCACCTCAATCTCTCCTGATTTCGGCCAACGCGCCCGCACGTCGTTCTTAGCCACTTCCGACGGCGTCACCACTACCGCGGCACACTCCAGCGCCTCCCGCGCGAGTTGGGCATACCAGCGCTGATAGCCATTATCCAGAGGCGCCACGCCACGCACCCGATGCCACCACGAAATCACGTCACTGTGGACCGTCAGCACCGTCGGCACGCCCGCCAAGGCTCCGCAGTACGCAAAATGGTTGCTGTGCAGGATCTCCGGCCGCCAGGTACGGCCCATGTGGCTCAGAAACGCCCGCCCTGCCTCCGCCTCCGCGGCCGGTATTTCGGCTGCGCCATTCTCGTCCATCCATTCCAGCCGGAACGGTGCCCATATTGCCGCGCCGTCTAGCTGCAACCGCGGACGCCGCGGCGAAAACACCACCACCCGCACCTCATGGCCGCGCGCCCTCAGTCCCTCCGCCAGTTCGCCCGCAAATACGCCCACGCCCCCGGTGGCGTCGGCGGTCATCAGAATCCGCATGTGCTTCAGTCGGTCAGTCCAAAGGCCCGCAGCTCCGCGGTCGCGCCTTCCTGCGTCAGTGCCGCTACCGCTCCCGGCTGCCGCTTCCCCTTCACTTGCTGCCGCAGCCACGCTGCCAGCTCCACCAGGCCCTGCTCCAGCGATACCTGCGGCCGATACCCCAGTTGCGTGCGTGCCGCCGCAATGTCGGCAATACAGTGGCGCGCGTCTCCCAGCCGGAACTGCCGCGTGATCTGCGGCTCCAGTTCGCGTTCCAAGGCCCGCGCCAGTCGCCCCGCCAGCTCCGCCACCGTCACCGTCTGGCCGCTGGCCACATTGAAAATCTGCCCCGTCCCTGGTTCACCCTCCAGCGCCAACTGGCACGCTGCCGTGACGTCATGCACACTGACGAAATCCCGCAACTGTTTGCCGTCCTCGAAGACCTGCGGTCGCCGGCCCGCCAACAGCTCCGCGGCAAATACCGCCGCCACTCCGGTGTAAGGGTTCGCCAACGCCTGATGCGGACCGTAGGCATTGAAAAACCGCAGCACCACCGTCGGAAGCTGGTAGGTCCGCCCGAACAGCAAGCACATCTGCTCTTGCACCCGCTTGGTCAGCGCATACATCGACCCCAACTGCGGCGCTTTGGCCTCATCGGTCGGCTCCGGCGCCAGCACTGTTCCGCACCGCGGGCAGCGGTTATCCCATTCCTGCCGCCGTAGTTGCTCGATCGCTCGCGCTCCCACCGTTTGCTCTTGCCCGCACGTGCTACAGCGATACCGGCCCTCGCCATAGATCGACATCGAGCCCGCCAGCAGCAGCCGCGCCAAGCCGCTCCCTGGCCGCCGCTGCCGCGCCAACAGGCTTTCCAGCAAGACCGCCGTGCCCTGCAGATTCGTGCGGTTGTAGCGGGCAATCTGGTACATCGACTGCCCCACCCCCACTATCGCAGCGAAGTGCACGACATGACTGATGCCCTCCAGCGCCCGTTCCACCGCCGCCCGGTCGCAGACATCCCCGACCTGCAATTCGGCCGCGGCGGGCAAATAGGAGGCCACACCCTCCGGGTGCACCTGCGGGTCCAGACAGTCCAATAATCGTACCCGGTAGCCCGCCGCCAGCAACCGCCGCGCGAGATGGGAGCCCAGAAATCCCGCGCCTCCCGTGATCAGTACCCCGCCGGCATGACCATTACTCTTCATGCCGCCTCCTGCGCCATGTGTGCGCTGCCATAGCGCTGCGCCGCCCAGGCCGCAAAGCGCCCAAATTCCGCCACAGCAGCTGGCTGTGGCGGCGAAGCGTAATGCGGTTCAATGCCCAGATGCGACGGCGTGTAGCACAACGTCAGCGTCACCTCGAACTCCGCTAGCGCCTCCATCTGCCGGTCAAA includes the following:
- a CDS encoding glycosyltransferase: MRRRSVRLVFFGLSLTSSWGNGHATTYRGLLGGLRRRGHELTFFEKDFEWYAQHRDLPQPPQARLQLYQHWTEVRPVALRAARAADAVIVGSYFPDAIPLLDELLAHQTTLTCFYDIDTPVTLEGLRAGSCRYLRADQIAALDLYLSFTGGPVLEELQRLWHARCVRPLYCACDEREYRKAQRPLHPVATLSFLGTYAADRQAKFERLLLGPARCSPGQKFRVAGSMYPEAELWPANVQYQSHLAPGRHTEFYGTSRFTLNLTRQAMVEAGYSPSVRLFEAAAAATPIISDPWPGLAEFFEPGREILIARSTPEMLAILDQVTAPEAAAMGRAAQEHVLTTHTCGQRAQELETYLAEAAAHTLPVFSPEQFRRCTPKNP
- a CDS encoding glycosyltransferase, which codes for MRIRYFAHSWLSDWNHGNAHFLRGLASALVGRGHEVRLYEPMPGPRGGWSLAHLLEEPKGAQAVQQMRETFPDLDVRLFGPGGSGTPLSRRYGLPWVQDWREELREAEVVIVHEWNEPELFTWLLGERRRYGFRTLLHDTHHRAWSEPALLDRLPLRELDGVIAFGESVRQLYEKDGRARRSYTLQEGADVVHFRTRGGTEAVDDVVWLGNWGDEERTRELEEFLFQPVREAQAKTKIYGVRYPVEARARLQQTGISYGGYLANLDAPAAYARARVTMHIPRGPYAGALPGIPTIRVFEALASGMALLSAPWTDSETLFTAGKDYWPVRNRVEAAALLVQLLSRPKQRKELGRQGAATVAARHTCGHRAQELEAICHDLG
- a CDS encoding glycosyltransferase yields the protein MRILMTADATGGVGVFAGELAEGLRARGHEVRVVVFSPRRPRLQLDGAAIWAPFRLEWMDENGAAEIPAAEAEAGRAFLSHMGRTWRPEILHSNHFAYCGALAGVPTVLTVHSDVISWWHRVRGVAPLDNGYQRWYAQLAREALECAAVVVTPSEVAKNDVRARWPKSGEIEVIPNGRTMEGIPSVPKQPVALAVGRLWDAGKGIALLGGLDGSGLELLVAGERRHPLEGWEAAVPAGTRWLGSLPAEELQQCLAQARVYIGTSVYEPFGLAVLEAALCGCALLLRDIASWRELWGPAAVFYANSRQLEQLLQRAAREPGWAESLGQAARLRARQCYSAVRMAEAYADVYQQAKGGG
- a CDS encoding NAD-dependent epimerase/dehydratase family protein, whose protein sequence is MKSNGHAGGVLITGGAGFLGSHLARRLLAAGYRVRLLDCLDPQVHPEGVASYLPAAAELQVGDVCDRAAVERALEGISHVVHFAAIVGVGQSMYQIARYNRTNLQGTAVLLESLLARQRRPGSGLARLLLAGSMSIYGEGRYRCSTCGQEQTVGARAIEQLRRQEWDNRCPRCGTVLAPEPTDEAKAPQLGSMYALTKRVQEQMCLLFGRTYQLPTVVLRFFNAYGPHQALANPYTGVAAVFAAELLAGRRPQVFEDGKQLRDFVSVHDVTAACQLALEGEPGTGQIFNVASGQTVTVAELAGRLARALERELEPQITRQFRLGDARHCIADIAAARTQLGYRPQVSLEQGLVELAAWLRQQVKGKRQPGAVAALTQEGATAELRAFGLTD